The following are encoded in a window of Lates calcarifer isolate ASB-BC8 unplaced genomic scaffold, TLL_Latcal_v3 _unitig_190_quiver_915, whole genome shotgun sequence genomic DNA:
- the LOC108891273 gene encoding aryl hydrocarbon receptor-like, which produces MPSATMQGNGGVYAVKKRKKPVQKVAKPPPLKTNPSKRHRDRLNVELDHLTSLLPFSEEVRGRLDKLSVLRLSVGYLKVKSYFHVALQRNGTFARVASANGRNGQSVSLDGVSFSEGELLLQALNGFVLVVTTDGTIFYTSPTTHDFLGFHQSDVVHQSVYDLIHMDDREMFRCQLHFALNPSKSDTDMRAEDGQCSSKTLSRDSQSFLPQYLPPENSSFLERSFCCRLRCLLDNTSGFLALNFTGRLKYLHLQGTAGADGTVAPPQLALFAIATPVQSPSVTEIRTKTLIFQTKHRMDFAPVGIDTRGKLVLGYTEVELVTTGSGYQFIHAADMMYCADNHLKMIKTGDSGFTFFRLLTKTGHWLWVQASARIVFKEGRPDFIIARQKALTNEEGEEHLRQRRQQLPFSVATGEGVLYDVSLDVFSISGPSGPAESTTEKPLDPASLLGSLRRQDHSLYTQPEMPSPQFPIFSQTEDTDCEQAQSALEQAFMDSHALLSVPGQIQTLQKRYLKVDSTSEAMMDSLGQILGDIEDGGIEGLEVEEMELKDWENTLLRMNKEKEDAERELNRTLANDVFSYVEEALRRETGGVVVEGSDQTGCHVSGTINSLSIQGERPGFSNNERQSRTDMTSNQSGSGEQAQLGNIHGDASNSTGLNAASQTTSTQTPTQCRNSHHAHTSSLWPPSSSNHRCGNEMISTPSCLTRQCWPPSAPNLNNTHSSHQSGLEAMDQSVEYSLNHTGSQQTYVGRQPQIPSVWQQQQQLPQSFHHHTLSHSSHTQSSVNSTAQSFQTQPPSGSCMYEKIEGRIPSAATVSTRQNRLLLGPSHSRGPTHVAGTTTNGPPFTLSNPGMAAAGINQGTMTSQSTHMAACTDMGNISLGHLSGNDANVGTLGSEYPPENASLQSSFFCWNSEAQIPKVPLSDVVDPFAFPALPTGSINLSQNTGP; this is translated from the exons TGCGAAGCCTCCACCGTTGAAGACCAATCCGTCCAAACGGCACCGGGACCGCCTGAATGTAGAGCTGGACCATCTGACCAGCCTGCTGCCTTTCTctgaggaggtcagaggtcgccTGGACAAACTGTCTGTGCTCCGGCTCAGTGTGGGATACCTCAAGGTTAAGAGTTACTTCCACG TGGCACTGCAGAGAAATGGAACGTTTGCTCGTGTCGCCTCTGCAAACGGCAGGAATGGACAGTCCGTGTCCCTGGATGGAGTCAGTTTCTCAGAGGGAGAACTCCTGCTCCAG GCTTTGAATGGTTTTGTGTTGGTTGTGACGACCGATGGCACCATCTTCTACACATCCCCGACGACCCACGACTTCCTGGGCTTCCATCAG TCGGACGTCGTCCACCAGAGTGTGTACGACCTCATCCACATGGACGACAGAGAGATGTTCAGATGTCAGCTTCACTTCGCCCTCAACCCCAGCAAGTCCgacacagacatgagagcagaag atggGCAGTGTAGCAGTAAAACTCTGAGCAGAGACTCTCAGAGCTTCTTGCCTCAGTACCTCCCTCCAGAGAACTCCTCTTTCTTGGAAAGAAGCTTCTGCTGTCGCCTTCGCTGCCTCCTGGACAACACCTCTGGATTCCTG GCTCTGAACTTCACTGGGCGTCTGAAGTACCTGCATTTACAGGGAACTGCTGGGGCTGACGGTACTGTGGCTCCTCCTCAGCTGGCTCTGTTCGCCATTGCCACACCTGTACAGTCTCCTTCAGTAACGGAGATCCGCACCAAGACCCTCATCTTTCAGACCAAACACCGAATGGACTTTGCTCCTGTGGGCATAGACACCAG gggGAAGCTGGTTTTGGGTTATACAGAGGTAGAGCTGGTCACAACAGGCTCTGGTTATCAGTTCATCCATGCTGCTGACATGATGTACTGCGCAGACAACCACCTCAAGA TGATTAAAACCGGAGACAGTGGCTTCACATTCTTCAGGCTGCTGACTAAAACAGGACACTGGTTGTGGGTTCAGGCCTCTGCCAGGATAGTCTTCAAGGAAGGGAGGCCAGACTTCATCATTGCTCGTCAGAAAGCTCTCAC AAatgaagaaggagaggaacatTTGCGCCAGAGAAGGCAGCAGCTCCCTTTCAGTGTTGCCACCGGTGAAGGTGTCTTGTACGACGTTTCTCTGGATGTTTTCTCCATCTCGGGTCCTTCTGGCCCTGCTGAGTCTACAACAGAGAAACCTCTGGATCCTGCCTCACTCCTGGGATCCCTTCGCCGGCAGGACCACTCTCTTTACACCCAGCCAGAGATGCCCAGTCCCCAGTTCCCAATCTTCTCCCAAACAGAGGACACTGATTGTGAACAAGCCCAATCTGCCTTGGAACAAGCCTTCATGGACAGCCATGCTCTGCTCAGTGTGCCAGGTCAGATTCAGACTTTACAGAAGAGGTATTTGAAAGTGGACTCCACATCTGAAGCCATGATGGACTCTTTGGGGCAGATTTTGGGAGATATtgaggatggagggatagagggtcttgaggtggaggagatggagcTGAAGGACTGGGAAAACACCCTCCTCAGGATGAATAAAGAGAAGGAAGACGCAGAGAGGGAGCTGAATCGCACCCTGGCTAATGATGTGTTCTCATATGTGGAGGAGGCTCTGAGGAGAGAGACTGGTGGGGTTGTGGTTGAGGGTTCAGATCAGACAGGGTGTCATGTTTCGGGAACCATCAACAGTTTATCCATTCAAGGTGAGCGTCCTGGGTTTTCAAACAATGAGCGCCAGTCAAGGACGGACATGACATCTAACCAGAGTGGATCTGGAGAACAGGCTCAGTTGGGAAATATTCATGGCGATGCTTCTAATTCGACCGGACTGAACGCTGCTTCTCAAAcgacaagcacacaaacacccactcaGTGTCGTAACAGTCACCATGCACACACCTCTTCTCTGTGGCCTCCAAGCAGCAGCAATCACCGCTGTGGTAATGAAATGATTTCAACACCATCCTGTTTGACGCGTCAGTGTTGGCCTCCATCTGCACCAAACCTCAACAATACTCACAGCAGCCATCAATCTGGCTTGGAGGCAATGGACCAAAGTGTAGAATATTCTCTAAACCACACTGGTTCACAGCAGACTTACGTGGGGCGACAGCCTCAGATCCCTTCAGTGtggcaacagcaacagcagctgccACAAAGTTTTCACCatcacacactttcacattcctcacacacacaaagcagtgtgAACTCAACAGCTCAGTCATTCCAAACGCAGCCACCATCTGGCAGCTGCATGTATGAAAAAATAGAAGGTCGCATACCGAGTGCTGCTACTGTTTCTACCAGACAGAACAGGCTTCTCTTGGGACCATCGCACTCCAGGGGACCCACACATGTTGCAGGGACTACCACAAATGGTCCGCCCTTCACCCTGTCGAATCCAGGCATGGCAGCTGCAGGCATCAACCAGGGGACGATGACCAGTCAGAGCACTCACATGGCTGCCTGTACAGACATGGGCAACATCAGTTTGGGTCATCTGAGTGGAAACGATGCCAACGTGGGAACACTTGGATCAGAATATCCTCCTGAAAATGCATCATTACAGTCTTCATTCTTCTGTTGGAACAGTGAAGCTCAG ATTCCCAAAGTTCCCCTGAGCGACGTTGTGGACCCGTTTGCCTTCCCGGCGCTTCCCACTGGGAGCATCAACCTTTCTCAGAACACCGGACCATAG